A window of the Pogona vitticeps strain Pit_001003342236 chromosome 4, PviZW2.1, whole genome shotgun sequence genome harbors these coding sequences:
- the SNRPC gene encoding U1 small nuclear ribonucleoprotein C, whose amino-acid sequence MPKFYCDYCDTYLTHDSPSVRKTHCSGRKHKENVKDYYQKWMEEQAQSLIDKTTAAFQQGKIPPTPFSAPPPGGAMIPPPPNIPGPPRPGMMPAPHMGGPPMMPMMGPPPPGMMPVGPAPGMRPPMGGHMPMMPGPPMMRPPSRPMMVPTRPGMARPDR is encoded by the exons ATGCCGAA GTTTTATTGTGACTACTGTGATACCTACCTTACTCATGATTCT CCATCTGTGAGAAAAACCCATTGCAGTGGAAGGAAGCATAAAGAGAATGTAAAAGACTACTATCAAAAATGGATGGAAGAACAAGCTCAGAGCTTGATTGATAAAACAA CTGCTGCATTTCAACAAGGGAAAATTCCACCTACTCCATTCTCTGCTCCACCTCCAGGAGGAGCTATGATACCACCACCACCTAACATCC CTGGTCCTCCACGGCCTGGTATGATGCCAGCACCTCATATGGGTGGACCTCCAATGATGCCAATGATGGGTCCTCCTCCGCCAGGAATGATGCCAGTTGGACCTG CACCAGGAATGAGACCACCCATGGGAGGACATATGCCAATGATGCCAGGGCCACCGATGATGAGACCTCCTTCCAGACCCATGATGGTGCCAACTAGGCCAGGAATGGCTCGGCCAGACAGATAA